Proteins encoded together in one Verrucomicrobiia bacterium window:
- a CDS encoding PQQ-binding-like beta-propeller repeat protein translates to MNDPRRFAGPGASSSLRLPRLAALLLACATTTAAFADWPQFRGADGSAALPGAQLPVALNPARHIAWQVPLPGRGLSSPIVVGDRVFVTCSSGPKQTRLHVIAFRASDGTRLWERQFVATGRTMCHPKTSVAANTPATDGRHLFALFSSNDLFALDLEGNLVWLRALALDYPNVSNSLGMASSLLVVEGTVVAQVENDTQPLALGLDAATGVNRWKHDRPKLANWTSPVAFRDPVTGRMRVALQSGRGLLAVDPVTGEEGWNYPDGASTVASTAASGGVLFVPSFGITALQPGPAGQSPAQLWRAGTLRPGTSSPAVLADRLYVVNAAGVLTAGDADTGQRLWQVRLKGPFSASPVIAGHHLYLPNETGLLQVVDLSRPEGEVVGELPLEDIILSTPSISDNALYLRSDRTLWKIADQGSEAASSAASSSSPATGSTPASASGSGSASDSV, encoded by the coding sequence ATGAATGATCCCCGCCGCTTCGCCGGGCCGGGCGCCAGCTCGTCCCTCCGGCTTCCCCGCCTCGCCGCGCTGCTCCTGGCATGCGCGACGACCACGGCCGCCTTCGCCGACTGGCCGCAGTTCCGTGGAGCCGACGGCTCTGCCGCCCTTCCCGGCGCGCAATTGCCCGTGGCCTTGAATCCCGCACGCCACATCGCCTGGCAGGTGCCGCTGCCGGGGCGCGGGTTGTCCTCCCCCATCGTCGTGGGCGACCGCGTCTTCGTGACCTGTTCCAGCGGGCCCAAACAGACCCGCCTTCACGTCATCGCCTTCCGCGCCTCGGACGGCACCCGGCTCTGGGAACGCCAGTTCGTCGCCACCGGGCGCACCATGTGCCACCCGAAAACGTCCGTCGCCGCCAATACCCCGGCCACCGACGGACGTCACCTCTTCGCCCTGTTCTCCTCCAACGACCTCTTCGCCCTCGACCTGGAAGGCAACCTCGTCTGGCTCCGGGCCCTCGCCCTCGACTACCCGAACGTCAGCAATTCCCTCGGCATGGCGTCGTCCCTCCTGGTCGTCGAAGGCACCGTCGTCGCCCAGGTCGAAAACGACACCCAGCCCCTCGCCCTCGGACTCGACGCCGCCACCGGTGTCAATCGCTGGAAGCACGACCGCCCCAAGCTCGCCAACTGGACCTCGCCCGTCGCCTTTCGCGACCCCGTCACCGGCCGGATGCGTGTCGCGCTCCAGTCGGGTCGCGGGCTTCTGGCGGTCGATCCGGTGACCGGCGAGGAAGGATGGAACTACCCGGATGGCGCCTCGACGGTCGCCTCGACCGCGGCGTCCGGTGGCGTTCTGTTCGTCCCCTCCTTCGGCATCACCGCGCTGCAACCGGGTCCGGCCGGTCAATCCCCCGCCCAATTGTGGCGGGCCGGCACCCTGCGGCCCGGCACCTCGAGTCCCGCCGTGCTGGCCGACCGGCTCTACGTCGTCAACGCCGCCGGGGTCCTGACCGCCGGCGACGCGGACACCGGACAGCGCCTCTGGCAGGTGCGCCTCAAGGGTCCCTTCAGCGCGTCGCCGGTCATCGCCGGGCACCACCTCTATCTGCCCAACGAGACCGGCCTGCTGCAGGTCGTCGATCTCAGCCGTCCCGAGGGCGAAGTGGTCGGCGAACTGCCGCTCGAGGACATCATCCTCTCCACCCCGTCCATCTCCGACAACGCCCTCTACCTGCGCAGCGACCGCACCCTCTGGAAGATCGCTGATCAGGGGTCGGAAGCCGCATCGTCGGCCGCATCGTCGTCGTCACCCGCAACCGGGTCCACCCCGGCTTCGGCGTCGGGTTCAGGGTCGGCCTCGGATTCTGTCTGA
- a CDS encoding serine hydrolase, whose amino-acid sequence MTTFPIRTGICLVMAGSLFSGTAGASMPRGVPEAHGVSSAALLELVHALEDRVGGLHSLMIARDGQVILEGWWAPYRAGDNHVLYSLSKSFTATAVGLAAAEGRLSIDDEVLKYFPAEAPADPAPTLRAMRVRDLLMMTTGHQDEPPLSPDRMSVRTFLAHPVPHPPGTHFRYNTPATFMQSAIVRKATGQTVLEYLRTRLFEPLGIERPVWETNFEGIPLGGYGLRVRTEDILKFGLLHLREGEWGGRRLLPAEWVRLATSRQTSNGSHPESDWNQGYGFQFWRCRHNAYRGDGAFGQFCVVMPDQRVVVAITGGLGDMQGVLNVLWERLLPACEPRRLRPNNEAHERLQAKLGRLEVVPAQGAPYSAAAGQWVDRRYDFPENPRRVESLWLRPGLEDREWILSMVVNGRTLHLPSGFREWRRGRAPFPAGPLAQFPDEPVAGTYGWETDQQLTVKVCATETPFHLTLRLAFEGDAVTLDAAANVAFGPTVWETVTGRAEPVEAEADAEPQTESEADPEPDAEAGVDPVAGDDDDAADDAASDP is encoded by the coding sequence ATGACGACATTTCCGATTCGTACTGGAATCTGCCTGGTGATGGCGGGGTCACTTTTCTCGGGGACGGCGGGCGCCTCGATGCCGCGCGGCGTTCCGGAGGCGCACGGGGTCTCCTCGGCGGCACTCTTGGAACTGGTGCATGCCCTCGAAGACCGGGTGGGCGGACTCCACAGCCTGATGATCGCCCGGGACGGCCAGGTGATCCTGGAAGGATGGTGGGCGCCGTACCGGGCCGGGGACAACCATGTCCTGTACTCGCTCAGCAAGAGTTTCACGGCGACGGCGGTGGGGCTGGCGGCCGCGGAAGGCCGGTTGTCGATCGACGACGAGGTGCTGAAGTACTTTCCCGCCGAGGCGCCGGCCGACCCGGCTCCCACCCTGCGGGCGATGCGGGTCCGGGATCTGCTGATGATGACGACGGGCCATCAGGACGAGCCGCCGTTGTCGCCGGACCGGATGTCGGTGCGGACATTTCTGGCGCATCCGGTCCCGCACCCGCCGGGAACGCATTTCCGGTACAACACGCCGGCGACGTTCATGCAGTCGGCGATCGTGCGGAAGGCGACCGGGCAGACGGTGCTGGAGTACCTGCGGACGCGCCTGTTCGAGCCGTTGGGGATCGAGAGGCCGGTGTGGGAAACGAACTTCGAGGGAATCCCGCTGGGAGGATATGGGCTGCGGGTCCGGACGGAGGACATCCTGAAGTTCGGTCTGCTGCATCTGCGCGAGGGCGAATGGGGCGGGCGGCGACTGCTGCCGGCCGAGTGGGTGCGGCTGGCGACATCGCGGCAGACCTCGAACGGGAGCCACCCGGAGAGCGACTGGAACCAGGGCTACGGCTTCCAGTTCTGGCGCTGCCGGCACAACGCCTACCGGGGCGACGGGGCCTTCGGGCAGTTCTGTGTCGTGATGCCGGACCAGCGGGTGGTGGTGGCGATCACCGGCGGATTGGGCGACATGCAGGGAGTGTTGAATGTGCTTTGGGAACGCCTGCTTCCCGCCTGCGAGCCCCGGCGTCTGCGCCCCAACAACGAGGCGCATGAGCGGTTGCAGGCCAAACTCGGGCGGCTCGAAGTGGTGCCTGCCCAGGGGGCGCCGTACTCGGCGGCGGCCGGACAATGGGTGGACCGTCGTTACGATTTCCCGGAGAACCCGCGCCGGGTCGAAAGCCTCTGGCTGCGGCCGGGGCTTGAGGACCGGGAATGGATCCTGTCGATGGTGGTCAACGGCCGGACCCTGCACCTCCCGTCCGGATTCCGGGAATGGCGCCGGGGCCGGGCCCCGTTCCCGGCCGGGCCGCTGGCCCAGTTCCCGGACGAACCGGTGGCCGGGACGTACGGATGGGAGACGGACCAACAACTCACCGTGAAGGTCTGCGCCACCGAGACGCCGTTTCACCTGACCTTGAGGCTGGCCTTCGAAGGGGACGCCGTGACCCTCGACGCGGCGGCCAACGTGGCGTTCGGACCGACCGTGTGGGAAACCGTGACCGGTCGGGCCGAACCCGTGGAGGCGGAAGCCGATGCGGAACCTCAGACAGAATCCGAGGCCGACCCTGAACCCGACGCCGAAGCCGGGGTGGACCCGGTTGCGGGTGACGACGACGATGCGGCCGACGATGCGGCTTCCGACCCCTGA